A single Mangrovimonas sp. YM274 DNA region contains:
- a CDS encoding RNA polymerase sigma factor, protein MPKQLHDNICAEHLFSSLFKKYSKDLHDFLYFKFGERLNPSDKVQDAFIKLWENCAKIPPSKAKSFLFTTANNLMLNEAAHQKVVFKHQQIKPKSYTTVTPEFLMQEEEYLKKLEKALSNLTEAQRVAFMMNRVEGKRFKEIAALLDISTKAVEKRIYGALKKLQEDIEGFK, encoded by the coding sequence ATGCCCAAACAATTACATGATAACATCTGTGCCGAACACCTGTTTTCGTCGTTGTTTAAAAAATATTCTAAAGATCTTCATGATTTTTTATACTTCAAGTTTGGGGAGCGCTTAAACCCTAGTGATAAAGTTCAAGATGCCTTTATCAAACTATGGGAAAATTGTGCCAAAATTCCACCCAGCAAAGCCAAAAGTTTTTTGTTTACCACAGCAAACAATTTAATGCTAAACGAGGCTGCTCACCAAAAGGTTGTCTTTAAACACCAACAAATAAAACCAAAGTCCTACACTACCGTTACGCCTGAATTTTTAATGCAGGAAGAAGAATATTTAAAAAAGCTGGAAAAAGCATTGAGCAACCTTACCGAAGCGCAAAGAGTCGCTTTTATGATGAATAGAGTTGAAGGGAAACGTTTCAAGGAAATTGCGGCACTTTTGGACATTTCTACAAAAGCCGTTGAAAAGCGTATTTATGGTGCCTTAAAAAAATTGCAAGAGGACATAGAAGGATTTAAATAA